The proteins below come from a single Megalops cyprinoides isolate fMegCyp1 chromosome 5, fMegCyp1.pri, whole genome shotgun sequence genomic window:
- the LOC118777626 gene encoding solute carrier family 23 member 2-like → MGVGKNTTSKSLDSGGEGGRYDEESKHNEDFYPMPVVISGVAQSSPDQDTEDTELMAIYTKENRATEKSSLSETLESVESLDAQRMDMIYTIEDTPPWYLCLFLGLQHYLTCFSGTIAVPFLLADAMCVGFDQWATSQLIGTIFFCVGITTLLQTTLGCRLPLFQASAFAFLAPARAILSLEKWKCNDTAIPVLNGTELLHTEHIWHPRIREIQGAIIVSSLVEVCIGALGLPGILLKYIGPLTITPTVALIGLSGFQAAGERAGKHWGIAMLTIFLVLLFSQYARNVQLPLPVYQSKKGWTSYRLKLFKMFPIIMAILVSWLLCFIFTVTDIFPPQKDQYGFYARTDARRGVLTAAPWFKVPYPFQWGLPTVSAAGVIGMMSAVVSSIIESIGDYYACARLSCAPPPPIHAINRGIFVEGLSCVLDGIFGTGNGSTSSSPNIGVLGITKVGSRRVIQYGAGLMLLLGLVGKFSALFASLPDPVLGALFCTLFGMITAVGLSNLQFIDLNSSRNLFVLGFSIFFGLMLPSYLKGNPLVTGIVSIDQVLNVLLTTAMFVGGSVAFVLDNTIPGTPEERGIRKLKRGSGPGAAELEGMRSYDLPFGMDFLRRHRVFQYLPISPTFSGYSWMGVAQGACRRGRGGGEGGGGGGVAAGGESSV, encoded by the exons aTGGGTGTGGGGAAGAACACCACCTCCAAATCTCTGGACTcgggaggagaaggaggcagaTACGACGAGGAGAGCAAGCACAATGAGGACTTCTATCCCATGCCT GTGGTGATAAGTGGGGTGGCCCAGTCCAGTCCAGACCAGGACACAGAGGACACGGAACTCATGGCCATTTACACCAAGGAGAACCGAGCCACAGAGAAG agctCTTTGTCTGAGACATTGGAGAGTGTGGAAAGCCTGGATGCGCAACGAATGGACATGATTTACACTATTGAGGACACTCCTCCCTGGtacctctgtctgtttctgggCCTGCAG CACTACCTGACGTGTTTCAGCGGGACCATCGCTGTGCCGTTCCTGCTGGCTGACGCCATGTGCGTGGGGTTCGACCAGTGGGCCACCAGCCAGCTCATCGGCACCATCTTCTTCTGCGTGGGCATCACCACCCTGCTGCAGACCACGCTGGGCTGCCG CCTTCCCCTGTTCCAGGCCAGTGCTTTTGCCTTCCTGGCCCCTGCCCGTGCCATCCTGTCCCTGGAGAAGTGGAAGTGTAATGACACAG CCATCCCTGTGCTGAACGGCACGGAGCTCTTACACACCGAGCACATCTGGCACCCACGGATTCGGGAG ATCCAGGGGGCCATCATTGTGTCGTCGCTGGTTGAGGTATGCATCGGGGCCCTGGGTCTCCCGGGGATCCTGCTCAAATACATTGGCCCCCTCACCATCACACCCACCGTGGCGCTCATCGGGCTGTCCGGCTTCCAGGCGGCCGGGGAGAGAGCGGGGAAGCACTGGGGCATCGCCATGCT gaCAATCttcctggtgctgctgttctCCCAGTATGCCCGCAATGTGCAGCTGCCCCTCCCCGTCTACCAGTCCAAGAAGGGCTGGACATCCTACCGCCTGAAACTCTTCAAAATGTTTCca aTCATCATGGCGATTTTGGTGTCGTGGTTGCTGTGCTTCATCTTCACGGTGACGGACATCTTCCCGCCACAGAAGGATCAGTATGGCTTCTACGCCCGTACCGATGCACGCCGGGGTGTCCTCACCGCCGCCCCCTGGTTTAAGGTCCCCTACCCCT TTCAGTGGGGTTTGCCCACCGTGTCAGCTGCAGGGGTGATTGGCATGATGAGTGCAGTGGTATCCAGCATCATCGAATCCATCGGTGATTATTACGCCTGTGCCCGCCTCTCCtgcgcccccccaccccccatccatGCCATCAACAG GGGGATCTTCGTAGAGGGGCTGTCCTGTGTCCTGGATGGCATTTTCGGGACAGGAAACGGCTCCACTTCATCCAGCCCCAATATCGGGGTGCTGGGCATCACCAAG GTGGGCAGCAGACGTGTGATCCAGTACGGAGCAGGCCTGATGCTGCTCCTGGGTTTGGTGGGGAAGTTCAGTGCCCTGTTTGCCTCGCTGCCCGACCCGGTGTTGGGGGCGCTCTTCTGCACCCTCTTTGGCATGATCACGGCCGTGGGCCTGTCCAACCTGCAGTTCATCGACCTCAACTCCTCCCGCAACCTCTTCGTCCTGGGCTTCTCCATCTTCTTTGGCCTCATGCTGCCCAGCTACCTGAAAGGGAACCCGCTGGTCACAG GCATCGTCAGCATTGACCAAGTACTGAACGTGCTCTTGACAACGGCCATGTTTGTAGGGGGCTCAGTTGCATTTGTGCTGGACAACACTATTCCTG GCACTCCGGAGGAGCGGGGTATCCGGAAGCTGAAGAGGGGGTCGGGCCCTGGTGCAGCCGAGCTGGAGGGCATGCGCTCCTACGACCTCCCGTTCGGCATGGACTTCCTGCGCAGGCACCGCGTCTTCCAGTACCTGCCCATCAGCCCCACCTTCAGTGGGTACTCCTGGATGGGGGTGGCGCAAGGGGCGTgtcggagagggagaggcggaggggagggagggggaggaggaggcgtgGCTGCGGGTGGGGAAAGTAGCGTATAG
- the LOC118777788 gene encoding ras association domain-containing protein 2-like: protein MMDDGQDSVQIGENKFVSKSALLSHLKTYNLYYEGQSLQLRHREEEGELIVEGLLNIFWGLRRPIRLQMQDDKERIRPPPSSTSWHSGCNLGAQSKEGSQQSPPSIEVTGTEGQSKESPVKEEGEPAPGEGEEDSPQLLRTKSDAGVLRRGTRRSPSDQRRIRRHRFSINGHYYNHKTAVFTPAYGSVTNVRINSCMTTAQVLRVLLSKFKIENSPDDFALYLVHTSGERAKLKRADHPLAVRVLQGPCEQVCKVFLMEQDLGEEVTYDVAQYIKFEMPVLQSFIIKLKEEEDREVQKLMKRYKYLRSIIEKQLQCLTEGSTFM, encoded by the exons ATGATGGATGATGGACAGGACTCCGTTCAGATTGGGGAGAACAAATTCGTCAGCAA GAGTGCCCTGCTGTCGCACCTCAAAACATATAATCTGTACTATGAGGGACAGTCGCTCCAGCTCCGCCACAGAGAG GAGGAAGGGGAGCTGATTGTCGAGGGGTTGCTCAATATCTTCTGGGGGCTCCGCCGACCAATCAGGCTGCAAATGCAGGATGACAAGGAGCGGATCAGAccacctccctcctccacaTCCTGGCACTCAGGCTGCAATCTGGGCGcacaaag taagGAGGGTTCCCAGCAAAGCCCTCCTTCCATTGAGGTTACAGGCACTGAGGGCCAATCAAAAGAGAGCCCTGTGAAGGAGGAAGGAGAACCAG ctccTGGCGAGGGTGAGGAAGACTCCCCTCAGCTCCTGAGGACAAAGAGCGATGCAGGGGTTTTGAGGCGAGGCACCCGGCGATCGCCTAGCGATCAGCGGCGAATCAGGCGCCACCGATTCTCCATCAACGGCCACTACTACAACCACAAG acGGCCGTGTTCACGCCTGCGTATGGCTCGGTGACAAATGTTCGCATTAACAGCTGCATGACCACCGCTCAGGTTCTGCGCGTGCTGCTCAGCAAGTTTAAGATTGAGAACAGCCCCGACGACTTTGCCCTTTACCTCGTCCACACCAGCGGGG AGCGGGCGAAGCTGAAGCGTGCTGACCACCCCCTGGCAGTGCGCGTGCTCCAAGGTCCATGTGAGCAGGTCTGCAAGGTCTTCCTCATGGAGCAGGACCTGGGAGAGGAGGTCACCTACGAT GTGGCACAGTACATCAAGTTTGAGATGCCGGTATTACAGAGTTTCATCATCAaactgaaggaggaggaggacagagaggtgcAGAAACTCATGAAAAG GTACAAATATCTCCGCAGCATCATTGAGAAACAGTTGCAATGTCTGACTGAGGGGTCCACCTTTATGTGA
- the sprn2 gene encoding shadow of prion protein 2 has translation MIGQRRLLLLWAFMLFMATLCPCALSKRGGGARGRGKGVGLGAKAPPSHSRGSSKQGLKLAGAAAAGALGGAALGYGLGSLGRPRYGYGYGYDDSSEEDRRFYYGDGMGFRNQSDWRYQRGSSSSGPTPCMAVVLGSAASALLGNWIRGI, from the coding sequence ATGATTGGCCAGCGCAGACTCCTCCTCCTGTGGGCGTTCATGCTTTTCATGGCAACACTGTGCCCCTGCGCTCTGTCCAAACGTGGAGGTGGGGCCAGAGGGAGGGGTAAAGGGGTGGGCCTGGGCGCAaaagcccctccctcccacagccGCGGGTCGTCCAAGCAGGGCCTGAAGCTGGCAGGAGCTGCAGCGGCGGGGGCGCTGGGCGGGGCAGCGCTGGGGTACGGGCTGGGCTCTCTGGGAAGGCCCAGATACGGCTATGGCTATGGCTACGACGACTCTTCTGAGGAAGATCGCCGCTTCTATTATGGAGATGGCATGGGCTTCCGGAACCAGTCGGACTGGCGGTACCAAAGGGGCTCATCCAGCTCAGGCCCAACTCCCTGCATGGCTGTGGTTCTGGGATCGGCAGCATCCGCCTTGCTGGGAAACTGGATACGAGGGATCTAA